One Natrinema salaciae genomic region harbors:
- a CDS encoding enoyl-CoA hydratase/isomerase family protein: MIDVDVNGPIRTVTIDRPEARNALTVDGLETLEAAIEDADEPVIYLRGRGPAFSAGADLNEVAALEGNRDRAAEFARLGQRVARTIEDSPAVVVAGIDGPARGGGLELALACDVRVGTPDSTYGEPGVSFGLFGAWGGTVRLPRVVGEGDALEFALSGRPIDAEEALRMGLVSRIEDDPRTVAVAIADNAADALAALKRRIRDDGERATQERREAAAFADLVAAHATDVDALLE, encoded by the coding sequence ATGATCGATGTTGACGTGAACGGCCCGATACGCACCGTAACGATCGACCGGCCCGAGGCGCGCAACGCGCTCACCGTCGACGGCCTCGAGACGCTCGAGGCGGCGATCGAGGACGCCGACGAGCCGGTGATCTATCTCCGCGGACGCGGGCCGGCGTTCTCCGCCGGAGCGGATCTCAACGAGGTCGCGGCCCTCGAGGGGAACCGCGACCGCGCGGCCGAGTTCGCACGGCTGGGCCAGCGCGTGGCTCGAACGATCGAGGACTCGCCCGCGGTCGTCGTGGCGGGCATCGACGGCCCCGCGCGCGGCGGCGGCCTCGAGCTGGCGCTGGCCTGCGACGTGCGGGTCGGGACGCCGGACTCGACCTACGGCGAGCCGGGGGTTAGCTTCGGCCTGTTCGGTGCCTGGGGCGGCACCGTCCGGCTGCCGCGCGTGGTTGGCGAGGGCGACGCCCTCGAGTTCGCGCTCTCGGGGCGACCGATCGACGCCGAGGAGGCGCTGCGGATGGGGCTCGTGTCGCGTATCGAGGACGACCCGCGGACCGTCGCCGTGGCGATCGCCGATAACGCGGCCGACGCGCTGGCCGCCCTGAAACGCCGGATCCGGGACGACGGCGAGCGAGCGACGCAGGAGCGCCGCGAGGCTGCGGCCTTCGCCGATCTCGTCGCCGCCCACGCCACCGACGTCGACGCGCTGCTCGAGTAG
- a CDS encoding DUF7114 family protein, which yields MEKADSCRRAAAEAVADVEPPQLHDYIEGTLDRASMLPGALTLESAAAMASEGRVFGGESEQGFTEADADRSRGDGRNRGSDGEPDGIVTHAAGVQLIYEGLRLTRSLAHDEPWTAADGDAGDGDFAILAADILVARGFYLLARTDAAGKAVRTVQSFGRDQTRRTDLAVEGGTDPAAIDANLERDVLELAVRTGAVAVGETPSPRLLAVAEDLADAVGTSFPPVEDCLTGLEPSARDRSLEDHTTDRATSATDP from the coding sequence ATGGAGAAGGCCGACAGCTGTCGGCGTGCCGCCGCCGAGGCCGTCGCGGACGTCGAACCACCACAGCTACACGACTACATCGAGGGAACTCTCGATCGCGCATCGATGCTCCCCGGCGCGCTCACCCTCGAGAGCGCCGCGGCGATGGCGTCCGAGGGACGCGTCTTCGGCGGGGAGTCCGAGCAGGGGTTCACCGAGGCCGACGCCGATCGATCGCGAGGGGACGGCCGCAACCGCGGGAGCGACGGCGAACCCGACGGTATCGTCACCCACGCGGCCGGCGTCCAGCTCATCTACGAGGGACTGCGACTGACCCGCTCGCTCGCTCACGACGAGCCGTGGACGGCGGCCGACGGGGACGCCGGCGACGGCGACTTCGCCATCCTCGCGGCCGACATCCTCGTCGCCCGCGGCTTCTACCTGCTGGCCCGCACCGACGCCGCCGGCAAGGCCGTCCGAACCGTCCAGTCGTTCGGTCGCGACCAGACCCGCCGCACCGACCTCGCCGTCGAGGGCGGCACCGACCCCGCCGCGATCGACGCCAACCTCGAGCGCGACGTGCTCGAACTCGCCGTCCGCACCGGGGCCGTCGCCGTCGGCGAGACGCCCTCGCCGCGGCTGCTGGCCGTCGCCGAGGACCTCGCCGACGCCGTCGGGACCTCCTTTCCCCCGGTCGAGGACTGTCTCACAGGGCTCGAGCCGAGCGCTCGAGACCGGTCGCTCGAGGATCACACGACCGATCGAGCGACGTCGGCGACGGACCCCTGA
- a CDS encoding HEPN domain-containing protein, whose product MGSSDSELKERIRKCVEDFVGTVREEQDFVPKLRIAAGDRMDRKEKIIDEPSRIITFYSSRQQEFFKETAEWMHETENGFGLDEPADPDDEEVVYLGAPEDYEPPEEPNLFSYVNALFNFAGTVMDYSGGYVVTEDGFNRAYEEHWLPKYDTGLDTFEIIIPLHLFNIPGDDESVIELSSEFELRRRRHNYYRVESLHICPITDSERRGIHTSSAGGGEQFNLNPVDACEYKIHAEVAAREPEGTLYDPGEEVGERLATALRLFDPDPETGDLVVGTTFRREPNWLEFREGIPDFTVIGDAHKDRTQRQEAYLLYPDSVEEFTEFWERHCQRIRLDKDGQFTRSIQRFNEIWSKRFYEDQLLDCLIGLEGLLLQGVGPGSSITLRLKLRGGQILHDRLPYEREYIQKFLQDIYSLRGDIVHENQYLADVLDQNSRLKVLDQEFDHPKDVVAEARRFMGASVVAYMDLAERTGLSIDKIGERMDEAALDVDSAELFD is encoded by the coding sequence ATGGGCAGTTCGGATAGCGAATTGAAAGAGCGGATTAGAAAGTGTGTGGAAGATTTTGTTGGAACCGTTCGTGAGGAGCAGGATTTCGTTCCTAAACTTCGAATTGCCGCAGGAGATCGGATGGACAGAAAAGAGAAGATCATCGACGAGCCTTCTCGGATTATCACGTTCTACTCCTCACGCCAGCAGGAGTTTTTCAAAGAGACCGCAGAGTGGATGCACGAGACTGAGAACGGATTTGGTCTTGATGAACCTGCTGACCCCGACGACGAAGAAGTCGTATATCTCGGGGCACCGGAAGACTATGAGCCCCCTGAGGAGCCTAACCTGTTCTCCTACGTTAACGCGCTTTTCAACTTCGCTGGCACAGTGATGGATTATTCAGGAGGCTACGTAGTCACGGAGGACGGGTTCAATCGGGCATACGAGGAACATTGGCTTCCGAAGTACGACACCGGGCTGGATACATTCGAAATCATAATTCCACTTCACCTTTTCAATATCCCCGGGGACGACGAGTCAGTTATTGAGTTATCTTCGGAATTTGAACTCCGTCGAAGACGGCACAATTACTATCGGGTCGAGTCGCTTCATATCTGCCCTATCACTGATTCGGAAAGGCGGGGAATCCATACATCCTCAGCAGGTGGAGGGGAGCAGTTCAATCTAAACCCCGTTGACGCCTGTGAGTACAAAATCCATGCAGAGGTAGCAGCACGAGAACCTGAAGGAACTCTCTATGACCCCGGTGAAGAAGTTGGAGAGCGATTAGCGACAGCACTTCGGCTCTTTGACCCTGACCCAGAAACAGGAGATCTGGTCGTTGGCACTACCTTCCGGCGAGAGCCCAACTGGCTAGAATTCAGAGAGGGTATTCCGGATTTCACGGTGATCGGAGACGCGCACAAAGACCGAACACAACGGCAAGAAGCATACCTGCTGTATCCAGATTCGGTTGAAGAGTTTACTGAGTTTTGGGAGCGTCACTGCCAACGGATTCGTCTTGACAAGGACGGTCAGTTCACCCGTTCAATTCAGCGGTTCAACGAAATCTGGTCGAAACGGTTCTACGAAGATCAACTCCTTGACTGTCTCATCGGGCTGGAAGGGCTCCTTCTCCAAGGAGTCGGGCCAGGGAGTTCGATTACCCTTCGACTCAAATTGCGTGGTGGTCAGATATTGCACGATAGGTTACCGTACGAAAGAGAGTACATCCAGAAGTTCCTACAGGACATCTACTCGCTGAGGGGGGACATTGTTCACGAGAATCAGTATCTCGCAGATGTGTTAGACCAAAACAGTCGGCTGAAGGTGTTAGATCAGGAGTTTGACCATCCGAAAGACGTAGTGGCTGAAGCGCGCCGATTCATGGGCGCATCCGTCGTCGCATACATGGATTTAGCCGAAAGAACTGGGTTGAGTATCGACAAGATTGGCGAGAGGATGGACGAAGCGGCTCTCGATGTAGACTCGGCAGAGTTGTTCGATTAG
- a CDS encoding HD domain-containing protein has protein sequence MRGLEEDEEIERAIRYLVHSFESSGDNPKPVILHSTRVGMNLYDREYEKRIVISGLLHDLLEDTDVTSEEIRSKFGTDVAEIVEATSFDDNIDDYLERCYDIYKRCFELGRSAVVVKAADILDNSDYYSLGDSEELQKNQLKKMEYFIDKSEPYIGEEDIFQELNDKFPIVKKQMKKNIES, from the coding sequence ATGAGAGGTCTAGAAGAAGATGAAGAAATCGAACGAGCTATTCGATATCTGGTGCATTCGTTCGAATCTTCGGGAGATAACCCGAAGCCGGTGATTCTCCACAGTACAAGGGTGGGAATGAATCTTTACGACAGGGAGTATGAAAAGCGCATTGTTATCTCTGGCCTTCTCCACGACCTATTAGAGGATACAGATGTGACTTCCGAGGAGATTCGTTCGAAGTTCGGGACGGACGTTGCAGAAATCGTGGAAGCCACTAGCTTCGACGACAATATCGACGACTATCTCGAACGGTGCTACGATATCTATAAAAGATGCTTTGAACTGGGAAGAAGTGCGGTAGTCGTTAAAGCTGCGGATATTTTAGATAACAGTGATTACTACAGCTTGGGAGACTCAGAAGAGCTACAAAAGAACCAACTCAAAAAGATGGAATACTTCATTGACAAATCGGAACCATATATCGGGGAGGAAGACATATTTCAGGAACTCAATGACAAGTTCCCTATTGTGAAGAAACAGATGAAGAAAAACATCGAAAGTTGA
- a CDS encoding tyrosine-type recombinase/integrase — MSLKPTPPHEAKNRFLNDKKPGVTRKTLKNYRTSLRQFCDWLDDQQLTNLNDLDSELIQRYKEFRLSKVKVITARQDMMTIKQFIEFCEHIAAVPRGMANMVRIPSVSENDEICDDLVTRDEATEMLDFLEKYEYASNRHVTLLLLWKTGMRLSGLRALDLGDFDEGRPALELRHRPTEGTPLKNKERSERDVLITPEVADVVCDYIGMNRKDVTDDHGREPLLTSKSGHIVETTIQRYVYTATRPCYYNGGNCPFDREPENCEAMSWNTSCKCPGSVSPHALRRGYVTAARNAGQPKDVTGERVNMSGKVLDKHYDKGSSAEKAERRRDYVKDI, encoded by the coding sequence ATGAGCCTGAAACCGACGCCGCCGCACGAAGCCAAGAACCGATTCCTCAACGACAAGAAGCCGGGCGTCACCCGGAAGACGCTCAAGAACTACCGGACGTCCCTGCGCCAGTTCTGTGACTGGCTGGACGACCAGCAACTCACGAATCTGAACGACCTCGACAGCGAACTCATCCAGCGGTACAAGGAGTTCCGGCTGTCCAAGGTCAAGGTCATCACCGCTCGGCAGGATATGATGACCATCAAGCAGTTCATCGAGTTCTGCGAACACATCGCGGCAGTCCCGCGCGGGATGGCCAATATGGTTCGGATACCCTCAGTCAGCGAGAACGACGAAATCTGTGACGACCTCGTCACGCGGGACGAAGCCACCGAGATGCTGGACTTCCTCGAAAAGTACGAATACGCCAGTAACCGGCACGTCACTCTACTACTCCTCTGGAAGACCGGGATGCGTCTTAGCGGTCTCCGGGCGCTCGACCTCGGGGACTTTGACGAAGGCCGTCCGGCGCTGGAACTCCGCCATCGACCTACGGAAGGAACGCCGCTCAAGAACAAGGAGCGGAGCGAGCGGGACGTGCTGATAACCCCAGAGGTGGCCGACGTCGTCTGCGACTACATAGGTATGAACCGGAAGGACGTCACCGACGACCACGGCAGAGAGCCGCTACTGACGTCCAAGAGCGGGCACATCGTGGAGACGACTATTCAGCGGTACGTCTACACGGCGACCCGTCCCTGCTACTACAACGGCGGGAACTGCCCGTTTGACAGGGAACCTGAGAACTGCGAGGCTATGTCGTGGAATACCTCTTGCAAGTGTCCCGGCTCGGTCAGCCCGCACGCCCTTCGTCGGGGCTACGTCACGGCGGCGCGGAACGCGGGACAGCCCAAGGACGTGACTGGGGAGCGAGTCAATATGAGCGGGAAAGTGCTTGACAAGCACTATGATAAGGGGTCAAGCGCGGAGAAAGCCGAGAGACGGCGGGACTACGTCAAGGACATTTAG
- a CDS encoding winged helix-turn-helix transcriptional regulator, whose translation MTDSDPDADPPLELESRRTIYQHVRDNPGSHFRALLADLEYAQGTLQYHLRQLEAQGSLERSDDGKYTRYYPAEEFDAVDQAVMNALRREYARRIVAHLAVEGALSTADLSDRLGRSPSTVSWHLSKLEDADLVTKERQGRSVDYELRDPERVQYLYTIHRRTFTDRVVDRLFDLWDSY comes from the coding sequence ATGACGGACTCCGACCCCGACGCGGACCCGCCACTGGAACTGGAATCGCGGCGGACGATCTACCAGCATGTCCGCGACAATCCCGGAAGCCACTTTCGGGCCCTCCTCGCGGACCTCGAGTATGCGCAGGGAACGCTGCAGTACCACCTCCGCCAGCTAGAAGCCCAGGGATCGCTCGAGAGGTCGGATGATGGGAAGTACACGCGGTACTACCCGGCGGAGGAGTTCGACGCGGTTGATCAGGCCGTAATGAATGCGCTGCGACGCGAGTACGCCCGCCGGATCGTCGCCCACCTCGCCGTCGAAGGGGCGCTGTCGACTGCGGATCTGAGCGATCGCCTCGGGCGGTCGCCATCGACGGTGTCGTGGCACCTCTCGAAACTCGAGGACGCGGATCTCGTGACCAAGGAGCGGCAGGGTCGCAGCGTCGACTACGAGCTACGCGATCCAGAGCGCGTGCAGTATCTCTACACGATCCACCGACGGACGTTCACCGATCGAGTCGTCGACCGGCTGTTCGACCTGTGGGACAGCTACTAG
- a CDS encoding thrombospondin type 3 repeat-containing protein has product MHTSHSGTITVVAVVLLVATVPVLWGIADVRETQAVDREQADLVDSTVPTRQAPNDYDGDGIRDNADQCPTRPETTNGFQDGDGCPDVVETTGAS; this is encoded by the coding sequence ATGCACACGTCACATAGCGGGACGATCACGGTCGTCGCGGTCGTGCTACTCGTCGCCACGGTTCCGGTACTGTGGGGAATCGCTGACGTTCGCGAGACGCAGGCGGTCGACCGCGAGCAGGCGGACCTCGTCGACTCGACGGTACCGACGAGACAGGCACCGAACGATTACGACGGCGACGGGATTCGGGACAACGCGGACCAGTGCCCGACGCGACCGGAGACGACGAACGGCTTTCAGGACGGCGACGGCTGTCCGGACGTCGTCGAGACGACAGGGGCCTCGTGA
- a CDS encoding FAD:protein FMN transferase, whose protein sequence is MSLANTLTAARMRLGDTSLEFRCCDTDFVVRMTGYHADDAAERARKTALSLEAELNAFDPESTVACLNRTGRVENEHVARLVRRGLEYSERTGGVFDIRQGAVEHDLKAYLRGDRKSISPAFETGSVRVDGDCVVTETELDLNGLAKGYIVDRATAAAAGPGRRGFVSGGGDMSPPTGPIAVESPYGDLRPLKVLETDWNVATSGGYRRERDGVDHVYDPTTERLGARHESVTVVAQRDCMEADALATTLAALPLSDALERAAAWPGLEAFVVHDGVFRTTEGFDAHVT, encoded by the coding sequence ATGAGCTTGGCGAACACCCTCACTGCCGCCCGCATGCGACTCGGTGACACTAGTCTGGAGTTTCGATGCTGTGATACCGACTTCGTGGTTCGGATGACGGGGTATCACGCCGACGACGCAGCTGAGCGCGCCCGGAAGACCGCGCTGTCGCTCGAGGCCGAACTCAACGCGTTCGATCCGGAAAGCACAGTCGCGTGTCTCAACCGAACCGGACGCGTCGAGAACGAACACGTTGCTCGCCTAGTTCGGCGCGGCCTCGAGTACAGTGAGCGCACCGGCGGCGTCTTCGACATCCGGCAAGGAGCGGTCGAACACGACCTGAAAGCGTACCTCCGTGGCGACCGGAAATCGATTTCACCGGCGTTCGAAACCGGGTCAGTGCGTGTCGACGGCGACTGCGTTGTCACCGAGACGGAACTCGACCTGAACGGCCTCGCGAAGGGGTATATCGTCGACCGTGCGACCGCCGCCGCGGCGGGGCCGGGCCGCCGCGGCTTCGTCAGCGGCGGTGGCGATATGTCGCCGCCGACCGGGCCGATCGCCGTCGAAAGCCCCTACGGGGATTTGCGTCCGCTCAAAGTTCTCGAGACTGACTGGAACGTTGCCACCTCCGGGGGCTATCGCCGGGAGCGCGACGGCGTCGACCACGTCTACGATCCGACGACGGAGCGACTCGGCGCGCGCCACGAGTCGGTCACCGTAGTCGCACAGCGCGACTGCATGGAGGCCGACGCGCTCGCGACGACGCTCGCCGCACTGCCGCTCTCGGACGCGCTCGAGCGCGCAGCGGCGTGGCCGGGCCTCGAAGCGTTCGTGGTTCACGACGGCGTCTTTCGGACGACGGAGGGATTCGATGCACACGTCACATAG
- a CDS encoding ATP-binding protein — protein sequence MGSGKRAFATIGPRRFTGGLGVLYIAFAAVRAVVRFTSGTPIGNVLIVTLLIAAPGFVLASGSRWLSKADIHPEFFPDIAAWCLAGFAAMVGILLLYHVQPDGGISSPATAPPILTALGSLAGFAVGMYDGRAKTHARQLERRNRELQQTQEELEATVDRLENTERRYRILTENLPNGAVALLDDELRHTLVAGQGFEQFDFTAGELRGERIQDTYSQELLDAVEPHYRATLDGESTVFDVAVQDRIFEFRTHPLTGDADDVYAMLVMSQDITDRKVRERDLAKQARQQRTVADLGQLALETDELDELMYDAARQVADVLDTDYCKVLDLDAEREELLLRQGVGWKPGIAGEATVSAHESDSQAAYTLSNNHPIVVEDFETETRFSGPELLRSHDVRSGISTIIGPFDEPWGILGTHDTAPRTFTEEDISFVQSVANIVAEAIERHQYQHELEQLVANLERSNAQLAESNKRLEQFAYAASHDMQEPLRMVSSYLQLIERRYASEFDEDGREFLGFAIDGANRMRSMIDGLLEYSRVETQGEPLGPVDLERVLEDAQKDLHGTIEGHDATITADPLPRVDGDENQLRQVFRNLLENAIEYSGDEPPAVHVSATRDGSRWIVSVEDEGIGIEPDYHDRVFEVFERVHGRADGAGTGIGLALCERIVERHGGDIWVDSEPGEGTAVSFTLSAVSDQDESPVRARSS from the coding sequence ATGGGTTCCGGGAAACGCGCGTTCGCGACTATCGGTCCGAGACGCTTCACCGGCGGTCTGGGGGTGCTCTACATCGCCTTCGCCGCCGTCCGAGCGGTCGTCCGGTTTACGTCCGGAACGCCGATCGGTAACGTTCTCATCGTCACACTGCTAATCGCCGCCCCCGGTTTTGTTCTCGCATCTGGGTCGCGGTGGCTGTCGAAAGCCGATATTCACCCCGAGTTCTTCCCGGACATCGCCGCGTGGTGTCTCGCCGGGTTTGCCGCCATGGTCGGTATCCTCCTCCTCTATCACGTCCAGCCCGATGGCGGGATTTCCAGCCCAGCGACGGCGCCGCCGATCCTGACCGCCCTGGGGAGTCTTGCAGGCTTTGCCGTGGGGATGTACGACGGGCGAGCAAAGACGCACGCGCGGCAACTCGAACGCCGGAACCGAGAACTGCAGCAGACCCAGGAGGAGTTAGAAGCGACCGTCGATCGGCTCGAAAACACCGAGCGACGGTACCGGATCCTCACGGAAAACCTGCCGAACGGAGCTGTCGCGCTTCTGGACGACGAGTTACGGCATACGCTGGTCGCCGGTCAGGGGTTCGAGCAATTCGACTTCACGGCCGGCGAGCTTCGGGGCGAGCGAATACAGGATACGTACTCGCAGGAACTCTTGGACGCAGTCGAGCCGCACTACCGTGCGACGCTCGATGGTGAATCGACCGTGTTCGACGTAGCGGTACAGGATCGGATATTCGAATTCCGGACGCATCCGTTGACCGGCGACGCTGACGACGTGTACGCCATGTTAGTGATGTCTCAAGACATCACGGACCGGAAGGTCCGTGAACGGGACCTCGCAAAGCAGGCTCGCCAGCAACGGACCGTGGCCGACCTCGGACAACTCGCGCTCGAAACCGACGAGCTCGACGAACTCATGTACGACGCAGCCCGGCAGGTGGCGGATGTCCTCGACACCGACTACTGCAAAGTACTCGACCTCGATGCGGAACGGGAAGAGCTGCTCCTCCGACAGGGAGTCGGGTGGAAACCGGGTATCGCCGGCGAGGCGACCGTGTCGGCGCACGAATCCGATTCACAGGCGGCATACACGCTATCGAACAATCATCCGATCGTCGTCGAAGACTTCGAGACGGAAACACGATTCAGTGGTCCGGAGTTACTGCGGAGTCACGATGTCCGTAGCGGTATCAGTACCATCATCGGTCCGTTCGACGAGCCGTGGGGTATCTTGGGGACTCACGATACTGCTCCTCGTACTTTCACCGAGGAGGACATCAGTTTCGTCCAGAGCGTCGCTAACATCGTCGCAGAGGCGATCGAACGGCATCAATACCAGCACGAACTCGAACAGTTGGTCGCCAATTTGGAGCGATCGAATGCGCAATTAGCGGAGTCCAACAAGCGGCTGGAGCAATTCGCGTACGCCGCGTCGCACGACATGCAAGAGCCGCTACGGATGGTGTCGTCGTATCTCCAACTCATCGAACGACGCTATGCGAGCGAGTTCGACGAGGATGGACGCGAGTTCCTCGGATTCGCTATCGACGGCGCGAACCGGATGCGATCGATGATCGACGGCCTGCTCGAGTACTCCCGCGTGGAAACGCAGGGGGAACCGCTGGGGCCGGTAGATCTGGAGCGCGTTCTCGAAGACGCTCAGAAGGACCTCCACGGTACGATCGAGGGCCACGACGCGACGATTACAGCCGATCCGCTCCCTCGCGTCGACGGTGACGAGAACCAATTACGGCAGGTATTCCGGAACCTCCTGGAGAACGCGATCGAGTACAGTGGGGACGAGCCACCGGCGGTTCACGTCTCCGCGACGCGGGACGGGTCGCGGTGGATCGTTTCAGTCGAGGACGAGGGTATTGGGATCGAGCCCGACTATCACGACCGCGTTTTTGAAGTGTTCGAACGAGTGCACGGCCGCGCCGATGGCGCTGGTACCGGAATCGGGCTCGCGCTCTGTGAGCGGATCGTCGAACGTCACGGCGGCGACATCTGGGTCGACTCCGAACCAGGGGAGGGTACAGCGGTTTCGTTTACGCTGTCTGCTGTCAGTGACCAAGACGAGAGTCCAGTCAGAGCCCGATCGAGTTGA
- a CDS encoding response regulator: MTGYESVDILLVENSRGDSSLTREPFEGDCIENPIHVVEDGDEALEFLHQRGEFADAPRPAVVLLDLDSSRKNGDEVLAEITGDPVVRTIPVIVVTNSKRHQDALKSDGPCANAYLTKPVDPVEFIETIRTFEDLWFSIVRIPDGEQ, translated from the coding sequence ATGACTGGCTACGAGTCGGTCGACATCCTCCTCGTCGAGAACAGCCGCGGTGATAGCAGCCTCACTCGGGAACCGTTCGAAGGTGACTGTATAGAGAATCCGATCCACGTCGTCGAGGATGGCGACGAGGCGCTCGAGTTCTTGCATCAGCGCGGGGAGTTTGCCGATGCGCCCCGGCCAGCGGTCGTTCTGCTCGACCTCGATTCCTCCCGGAAGAACGGCGACGAGGTGCTCGCAGAAATCACGGGTGATCCCGTCGTTCGGACGATCCCAGTGATCGTGGTAACGAATTCGAAGCGCCACCAGGACGCGTTGAAATCGGACGGTCCGTGCGCGAACGCGTATCTCACGAAGCCGGTCGATCCCGTCGAGTTCATCGAAACGATCAGGACCTTCGAGGACCTCTGGTTTTCGATCGTCCGGATACCGGACGGCGAGCAATGA
- a CDS encoding DUF7344 domain-containing protein: MSFDENETEVERVREPEPTTSERREPLADERHQRVLDVLSERTSPVDRSTVAAEIVARETDRDATSDGTRRRVEAELHHIHLPKLEETGVVEYDPGSQLVSLADVPSQSAGTELRDERAGSVREPSLAAGLRRSVLEYFDESVAETATLADLARYAATSLDESHDRPADELRLRLHHIHLPELADDGLIDYDYRATSVRYRGPSSSTDANQP; this comes from the coding sequence ATGTCGTTCGATGAAAACGAAACCGAGGTGGAACGCGTGAGAGAACCGGAACCGACTACAAGCGAACGGCGAGAACCGCTCGCGGACGAGCGACACCAGCGAGTACTCGACGTCCTCTCGGAACGGACCTCCCCAGTCGATCGCTCGACCGTCGCAGCAGAGATCGTTGCTCGAGAAACGGATCGTGACGCCACCAGTGACGGAACGAGACGCCGCGTAGAAGCCGAACTTCACCACATCCACCTTCCGAAACTGGAAGAAACCGGCGTCGTTGAGTACGACCCCGGGTCGCAGCTGGTCTCACTCGCAGACGTGCCCTCCCAGTCCGCCGGTACCGAGTTGCGCGACGAGCGTGCAGGATCCGTCCGGGAGCCGTCCCTCGCCGCCGGTCTCCGCCGTAGCGTGTTAGAGTACTTCGACGAATCAGTCGCCGAGACGGCGACACTCGCCGACCTCGCCAGATACGCGGCGACGAGCCTGGACGAGTCCCACGATCGACCAGCCGACGAGCTCCGACTCCGTCTTCACCATATACACCTGCCAGAACTCGCGGACGACGGACTCATCGACTACGACTACCGGGCGACCAGCGTCCGATACAGGGGGCCATCTTCGTCGACCGATGCGAACCAACCATGA